A stretch of Pirellulales bacterium DNA encodes these proteins:
- the priA gene encoding primosomal protein N': protein MTKRTSTRQQDLFADDPEPWEQDAAALKCVATIVLSEGPDAEFDYEAPPVFRDADRPERLLEVGRRVRVPFGRGNREVVGYCVAIENKPATGRALKAVAAVLDEQSLVSPAMMRLTRWMADYYLCPWGQVLDAVVPAGVRGRAGTRAVKLLSLPDDVRQQLRRVDALPLSSPQQRKALETLAATRRPMTAAQLAQRAGCTTGPIRTLLKQGLLEERTERVDTGEAVDDAPPRESGLALNADQRSALEQIVAALDAREARGMLLHGVTGSGKTEVYLQAIEHAVGFGRQAIVLVPEISLTPQTVRRFRARFDRIAVLHSRLTDVERQRHWRRIAAGEVQVVVGARSAVFAPTPHLGLIVIDEEHEASFKQDSAPRYHARDVAWRRAQAEGVPLVLGSATPALESWQRARTGEFALLELPRRVLDRPMPEVAIVDLREGAESRFASGAISRRLHQAMHAALRDGGQVILLLNRRGFSTHLQCPACGYVAKCEHCDLSLTFHRQEHVVLCHYCDFEQAPPEFCPDCKSGAIRYGGLGTQKLEAEIRARFPDYACARMDTDSMRGRTSHEDVLERFRRGELRILLGTQMIAKGLDFPGVTLVGVVNADTALHLADFRAAERTFQLVAQVAGRTGRGERGGRVLVQTLSPDHPAITAAARHDYDAFAAAAIVERRAMGYPPYGSMARMVVRGGSEIAARESAEHLGERLRSAAAGDETIRILGPGPAPIPRLRGEHRFHLQLQAPQVEQLQSIIRTATATFAPPKEVRWIADVDPWDML, encoded by the coding sequence ATGACGAAACGGACTTCAACGCGGCAGCAAGACCTGTTCGCCGACGATCCCGAGCCGTGGGAGCAGGACGCGGCCGCTCTGAAGTGCGTGGCCACGATCGTGCTGTCCGAGGGGCCCGATGCGGAGTTCGATTACGAGGCGCCCCCCGTATTTCGCGACGCCGATCGGCCGGAGCGACTGCTCGAGGTCGGTCGGCGGGTGCGGGTCCCCTTCGGCCGGGGGAATCGCGAGGTCGTCGGCTACTGCGTCGCGATCGAGAACAAGCCGGCGACCGGGCGTGCGCTCAAGGCGGTCGCGGCGGTGCTCGACGAGCAATCGCTGGTCTCCCCGGCGATGATGCGGCTCACGCGGTGGATGGCCGACTACTATCTGTGCCCGTGGGGGCAGGTGCTCGACGCGGTCGTCCCAGCCGGGGTGCGGGGCCGGGCGGGGACCCGCGCGGTGAAGTTGCTGTCGCTCCCGGACGACGTTCGGCAGCAGTTGCGGCGAGTCGATGCGCTGCCGCTCAGTTCGCCCCAGCAACGCAAGGCGCTCGAAACGCTGGCGGCGACGCGGCGACCAATGACCGCGGCCCAACTGGCCCAGCGGGCCGGTTGCACGACAGGGCCGATTCGTACGCTGCTCAAGCAGGGACTCCTCGAAGAACGGACCGAGCGGGTCGACACGGGCGAAGCGGTCGACGACGCTCCGCCGCGCGAGTCGGGACTCGCGCTCAACGCCGATCAACGCTCGGCCTTGGAGCAGATCGTCGCGGCGCTCGACGCTCGCGAGGCCCGCGGCATGCTGCTGCACGGCGTGACCGGCAGCGGCAAGACCGAAGTTTATCTGCAGGCGATCGAACACGCGGTGGGATTCGGTCGGCAGGCGATCGTGCTGGTGCCCGAGATCAGCCTCACTCCGCAGACGGTGCGACGGTTTCGGGCGCGGTTCGATCGGATCGCGGTGCTCCACAGCCGGCTGACCGACGTCGAGCGGCAACGCCATTGGCGACGGATCGCCGCGGGCGAGGTGCAAGTGGTCGTCGGCGCCCGCAGCGCGGTGTTCGCCCCGACGCCGCACCTAGGGTTGATCGTCATCGACGAGGAGCACGAGGCGAGTTTCAAGCAAGACTCGGCGCCGCGGTATCACGCCCGCGACGTCGCCTGGCGTCGAGCGCAGGCCGAGGGCGTGCCGTTGGTGCTGGGGAGCGCGACCCCCGCTCTCGAGAGCTGGCAACGAGCTCGCACGGGGGAGTTCGCCCTGTTGGAACTGCCGCGGCGGGTGCTCGATCGGCCGATGCCCGAAGTGGCGATCGTCGACCTGCGCGAGGGCGCCGAATCGCGATTCGCCAGCGGGGCGATCTCGCGGCGGCTTCATCAAGCGATGCACGCAGCGCTGCGCGACGGAGGGCAGGTGATCCTGCTGCTCAACCGCCGGGGGTTCTCGACGCACCTGCAATGCCCGGCCTGCGGCTACGTCGCCAAGTGCGAGCACTGCGACCTGTCGCTGACGTTCCATCGGCAGGAGCACGTCGTGCTGTGCCACTACTGCGACTTCGAGCAGGCGCCGCCGGAATTCTGCCCCGACTGCAAGAGCGGCGCAATCCGGTACGGCGGCTTGGGCACGCAGAAGCTGGAGGCGGAGATCCGCGCGCGATTCCCCGACTACGCCTGCGCGCGGATGGACACCGACAGCATGCGCGGACGGACGAGCCACGAGGACGTGCTGGAGAGGTTTCGCCGCGGCGAACTGCGAATCCTGCTGGGAACGCAGATGATCGCCAAGGGACTCGACTTCCCCGGGGTCACGCTCGTCGGGGTGGTGAACGCCGACACGGCGCTCCACTTGGCCGACTTCCGCGCTGCGGAACGGACGTTCCAACTGGTCGCCCAGGTCGCGGGGCGCACGGGGCGGGGGGAGCGCGGGGGCCGGGTGCTCGTCCAGACGCTCAGTCCCGATCATCCGGCGATCACGGCCGCGGCCCGGCACGACTACGACGCCTTCGCCGCGGCGGCGATCGTCGAGCGGCGGGCCATGGGTTATCCTCCCTACGGCTCGATGGCCCGGATGGTCGTCCGCGGGGGGAGCGAAATCGCGGCCCGTGAGTCGGCCGAGCACCTCGGCGAGCGGCTCCGCAGCGCGGCAGCGGGGGACGAGACGATCCGCATCCTCGGCCCGGGGCCGGCGCCCATTCCGCGCCTGCGGGGGGAGCATCGCTTTCATCTGCAGTTGCAGGCCCCCCAGGTCGAGCAACTGCAGTCGATCATCCGCACGGCGACCGCGACGTTCGCCCCGCCGAAGGAGGTCCGCTGGATCGCCGACGTCGACCCGTGGGACATGCTGTGA